The genomic interval TGGACAGGGACCAGGTCAAGCAGGCATTGTACAATTTCATCATTAATGCCCTTGATGCCATGTCAGGAAAAGGGACACTTATTGTACGGACCTACATTGAATTTTTAAATGATATCGATTATATTGCCGTTGATATCTGCGATAACGGGAAAGGGATACCCGCTGAGAATATTAAATTGATTTTTGAGCCCTTTTATTCAACAAAGGCAATTGGTGTTGGCACAGGACTTGGCCTATCTATCTGCAAAAAAATAATGGACGAACACAGCGGGATGATTAAGGTCAGAAGCAAACTAAACGAGGGCAGCACCTTTACTCTTTATTTTCCGCTCCAGAGGGAGGAGGACAGGGGAAAAATCAAGTGCTGGCAATACAGGGGATGTGGCATTGAAAATGACAGGGAAAGGACATGTAGCGCCTACCCTAACTTTGGGCGGGTGTGCTGGGCTGTGGCTGGAACCTTTTCAGAAGGAAAGGTGCAGGGCATATACGCTCAGAAGATCAAGGACTGCAGACAATGCCCATTTTATCAAGAGGTAGCTGTCCGCAAGTCTGTTTAAAAATATAGGATTGAGTATTACTTGACTAATCCACATTATTTTTATAAACTTTTTTTATGACTCCCGCCCTGGAAAAAAGGAATGCAAGCAGGGTAATCAAGAGGCTGGAGGTTAGATTCCAGACTGAGGTAGAGCATATTGGAATAACAAGCGATTTGTCAAAGACAGGCATGTTTATCAGAACCAACAGGGCAGTTGTCCCAGGTAGTGTGATCAAGATAAAATTACACCTGCCAGATGCAGAAGAAGTTTCTCTCTTTGGAAAGGTCGTGAGGGCAATGAAGTCGATGTCTGGCCTTTTCAGGACATCAAAAAGCGGTATGGGGATTCATTTAATCGACCCTCCTCAGAGTTATACAAGTTTTGTTCACTCTATTTCTAATTAACCCCTATAATAGAGTTGGCCACAGGGGACACAGAGGGTAAAATAATATATTTTATCCGCTCCCAGCATTCGATTCTACCCTTGAAAATACGCAGGGATTATTATATTCTATTTTATAATCATGCCGAAGTGGTGGAACCTGGTAGACACGCACGTTTGAGGGGCGTGTGGGGTAACCCGTGCGGGTTCGATTCCCGCCTTCGGCACCATTTAACACGTCAGGTGCAGTGCTGCTATGGTTGGCCTTTTTTGTGATAGTTCGTTATAAAGCTCAACTGCTTTTGCTGTCTTCTCGGTGTGGACTTCGATACCCTTTGATTTGAGGAATTCAAGAGTCTCCTTCGGGACCTCCATTACTCCGTGATAACCTGTCCCGATTATCAAGACAGATGGTTTTGCATCCATCACATCGGTCAGGTCAACAACCTGAAGGAAATGCCCTTGTTTCCTCCACCACGAAGGATCAACCCTGTTGGGATAGATTATCACATCAGATGTATACTCTCTGCCCTCGATAACTATCCTTCCAAAGGAATAATGCTCTATCTTCATTTCA from Nitrospirota bacterium carries:
- a CDS encoding PilZ domain-containing protein; its protein translation is MTPALEKRNASRVIKRLEVRFQTEVEHIGITSDLSKTGMFIRTNRAVVPGSVIKIKLHLPDAEEVSLFGKVVRAMKSMSGLFRTSKSGMGIHLIDPPQSYTSFVHSISN
- a CDS encoding Mth938-like domain-containing protein; its protein translation is MKIEHYSFGRIVIEGREYTSDVIIYPNRVDPSWWRKQGHFLQVVDLTDVMDAKPSVLIIGTGYHGVMEVPKETLEFLKSKGIEVHTEKTAKAVELYNELSQKRPTIAALHLTC